TTTGGCTATCCACCGGCGTCATCGGCCCCATCAAATAAGGCGGCAGCAGGAGCAGTACGGCAAAGCACACCTGGGCGTAAAGCATGACCCAGGGCGGTAGCTTCATTGACCAGCGCTTGAGCATCACGCCGTAAAGCGCATAGCAGGTGGCTGCTACCACCATAAGTGCGTCGCCATAGGCGACTTCCAGCTGTAGCAGCGAAAGCGGGTTGCCGCGACCCAGCAGAACGGTTACGCCGATAAACGCCAGGACCCCACCTGCCACGCCACCACGGGTCGGCGGCTCACGAAGAATCACCGCGCTTAGCAGCACGGTCAGCAGCGGCACCATCGCCGCCAGAATGCCCATGTTGGTCGCACTGGTGGTTTCCGCGGCGACGTAGGCCAAGCCTTGCCAAAGGCCCATGCCCAGTAGCCCCAGCAGAGCCAGTTTGGGCCAGTGGCGGCGGATTTCCTCGCGGTGGCGTATGGCGGCGGGTAGCACAAAAGGCGTCATCACCAGCAATGCCAGCAGCCAGCGCAAGAATGCGATGCTACTGGGGGCTATGGCGCCTACGGTCAACTGGTTGATGGTCATGTTCCCCGACCAGATCAATACAGTGGTCAGCGGGGCTAAAAAACAAATCAATGGCATAGCGCAGTCCCTTAAAACAGTCCCTTATCGTTAGCCGGGTAATGTGACGTCCTTTTGCAGAGTGAGCAAGACCCTTTCATCAGAACTTGTCCCCAGAACTTGCCCCCAGAACTTGTCATCAGAACCTGTCGCCAAAACAGGGACTGTACGTCATGGACAGGATGTCATACGCTTGTTTGAATAATCATCGAATAATCTTCTGGAGAACCGTGATGACTCGTGCGCCTGCCTATCCGCATCTTTTCCGCCCGATAACGCTGGGGCATTTAACGCTGTCTAATCGAGTGTTGATGGGCTCCATGCACACCAATCTGGAAGAAGCGCCCAATGGCTTTGAGCGGTTGGCCGCGTTTTATGCTGAGCGAACACGCGCCGGGGTCGGCCTGATCGTGACCGGCGGTATTGCCCCCAATGCCGAGGGCGCGGTATTCCAGGGCGCTAACGCGCTGACCGAAGTATCGCAATTGGCGGAGCATCGCCAGGTCGTCGACGCTGTCCACGCGGAGGGCGGGCATCTATGCATGCAGATTCTGCATGCCGGCCGCTATGCGTATTCGCCTGAACTGGTCGCGCCGTCGGCCATTCAGGCGCCGATCAACCCCTTTACACCGCGTGCACTGACCAGTGAAGAGATCGAGCAGCAAATTGCCGACTATGTGCGTTGCGCAAATCTCGCTCAGCAGGCGGGCTACGATGGTGTTGAAGTGATGGGCTCTGAAGGCTATCTGATCAATCAGTTTATCTGCCAGCGCACCAATCAGCGCGACGACGAATGGGGCGGCGATTTCGAGCGCCGGATTCGCTTTCCCATCGAGATCGTCCAGCGCATCCGCGCCGCCGTGGGCGATGCGTTTTTGTTCATCTTCCGCCTGTCGATGATTGATCTGGTGGAGGAGGGCAGCTCCTGGGAAGAAGTCGTCGCCCTGGGTAAAGCGATTGAGGCGGCCGGTGCTGATGTGATCAATACCGGCATTGGCTGGCACGAAGCCCGGGTGCCGACCATTGTCACCAGCGTTCCCCGTGCGGCGTTCAGCGAAGTGACCAAGCGGATGAAGGCGGCTCTGTCGATCCCGCTGATCACCACCAATCGCATCAACATGCCGGAGGTGGCAGAGCATGTACTCGCCGAGGGGCATGCCGACATGGTCTCGATGGCGCGGCCGTTTCTTGCCGATCCGGAATGGGTACGCAAGGCCGAAGCGGGGCTGGCCGACGAGATCAACACCTGTATCGCCTGCAATCAGGCCTGCCTCGACCACACCTTTGCGGGCAAGCTCACCTCCTGCCTGGTAAATCCCCGCGCCTGCCACGAAACCGAATTGACGCTTGAGCCTGCCCGCACGGCGAAGCGTATTGCGGTGGTCGGCGGCGGCCCGGCAGGCCTTGCAACAGCGGTGTCTGCTGCGAGTCGTGGGCATAAGGTGGTGTTGTTTGAGCGCCGCAGCGAGCTCGGCGGGCAGTTCAACTACGCCCGCAAGATTCCCGGAAAAGAGGAATTCAACGAAACGCTGCGTTACTACCGCGTGATGCTGAAAAAGCATGCCGTGGAGGTTCGCTTGAACACCGACGCTACGGTCGAGGCCCTGGCGGATTTTGATGACGTGGTGATTGCCACCGGCGTCATGCCCCGTGAACTGACGCTGCCCGGTGCCGATCATCCCAAGGTGCTGAGCTATGCCGAAGCGATTAAACACCCCGATCGCGTTGGCCCGACGGTGGCAGTGATAGGCGCGGGCGGTATCGGCTTTGATGTGTCTGAGTTGTTGGCCCACCAGGGGCACCCGACGCTTGATCTGGCCGCATGGTGTGAGGAGTGGGGCGTGGATCTTTCGATGGCTGAGCGGGGCGGTTTGAAAGCCCCTGCACCGCCAGCGTCGCCAAGAGAAATTGTCATGCTGCAGCGTAAAACCTCCAAGCCGGGTAAATACCTGGGCAAGACCACCGGCTGGGTGCATCGCGCGTCGCTCAAACAGCGCGGCGTCAAAACCCTCACCGGCTGTGAATACCTCAAGATCGACGACGACGGTCTCCATATCCGCCAGGAGGGGCAGGAACAGGTGCTCGACGTAGCCTCCATCGTGGTCTGCGCTGGCCAGGAATCGGTACGCGATTTGATCGCGCCGTTGGAGCAGGCAGGCGGCCGCGTGCATGTCATTGGCGGCGCCGATGAAGCCGCTGAGCTGGATGCCAAGCGCGCCATTGACCAGGGAACCCGCCTTGCGGCTTCCTTATAGCACTGAAATGGCGATAGACTGATGCATCCCTAGTTATTAAGTCTAACGAGTCGCTAACGGTGAGGGTGGCACCCAGCCCGCGCCGCAAGACCGTCAGATAAAAAAGGACGACCCACAAGGACTATCGCCATGACCTCGGAGTGTACCCCACGATTTTTGGCCAGTGATAACACCTCCGGTATTTGCCCGGAGGCCATGGAGTATCTGCTGGAAGCCAATCAAGCCGATGATCTAGCTTACGGCAACGACCGCTGGACAGCCCGTGCCGCCGATCGTTTTCGCGATATGTTCGACTTCGATTGCGACGTGTTTTTTGTCTTCAACGGCACCGCTGCCAATTCACTGGCCCTTTCCGCGATGGGGCGTAGCTACCACAGTGTGATCTGCCATGAGCTGGCCCACATTGAAACCGACGAATGCGGTGGCCCTGAGTTTTTTTCCAACGGTGCCAAGTTGCTGACGTCGCCGGGTGCCAACGGCAAGTTGACCCCGGAAGGCATTGAAGCGCTGGTCACCAAACGCAGCGATATCCACTATCCCAAACCCAAGGTCATTTCGCTGACCCAGGCCACAGAAGTCGGCACGCTCTATTCCCGGGAGGAGCTGCTGGCCATTCGGGCCATGGCGGACAAGTACGACCTGCGCCTGCACATGGATGGCGCCCGCTTTGCCAATGCCTGCGCCAGCTTGAACGCCACCCCGGCCGAGCTGACCTGGCAGGTGGGCGTCGACGCGCTGTGCTTCTCGGGTACCAAAAACGGCTTAGCGTTTGGTGAAGCCATCCTGTTTTTCAACCGTGAGCTGGCCGAGGATTTCTCTTACCGCTGCAAGCAGGCAGGCCAGCTGGCGTCTAAAATGCGCTTTGTTTCCGCGCCCTGGCTGGGGTTACTGGAAAGTGGTGCCTGGCTAACCAACGCCCAGCACGCCAATGCCATGGCAAGCTACCTGTCCGACGGCCTGCAAGCGTTACCCGGTGTATCGCTGATGTTTCCGACCCAGGCCAACAGCGTCTTCGTTGAATTGCCGCCCCGTGCCATCGAAGCGTTGAAAGCCAGAGATTGGGCCTTCTATACCTTTATTGGCGCCGGCGGCGCGCGATTTGTCTGCGCATGGAACACCACCGTTGAATTGCTCGACCAACTGCTGGCTGATATTCAGGACGTGCTCGAGTAAGCCAACCACCGACCTATCTACCTGGCGCCGCCGTTCTGGCGGCGCTGTGCGTTGGGCCTGTCAACGCAACTAATCTTCCCCTCTTACGCTCATATTATTAACGCCGCAGCGTTGAAGTTTGAGTCATCACATTTTGCTAATGCTGACTATGCTGATAAGCGACACCTCGTTTGGCACATCGCACCGATGTTGACTGCCTGGCGGTGACTGCCTGGGGATGGGCTACAGGAGAGTTCCATGAGCATCTTTGATCACGTTCAAGACCGTTTTGCCCGCGTTCAACAAGAGGACATGAGCCTTGAGGAGTACCTGGCGCTCTGTCGCCGTGACCCCAAGGTCTATGCCAGTGCGGCCGAGCGCATGTTGGAAGCCATTGGTGAGCCTGATGTCATCGACACCGCCAAGGACTCGCGTCTCTCGCGCATTTTTTCCAATAAAGTCATTCGGCGCTACCCCGCGTTTGCCGAGTTTCATGGCATGGAAGAAGCCATAGAGCAGATCGTGGCGTACTTCCGTCATGCCTCTCAAGGGCTTGAAGAGCGCAAACAGATTCTGTATCTGCTGGGCCCGGTGGGCGGCGGTAAATCGTCCCTGGCGGAGCGCCTCAAACTGTTGATGGAACGGATTCCCTTTTACGCCATTAAAGACTCGCCGGTGTACGAATCACCGCTAGGCCTGTTCTCGCCCGAAGAAGACGGCGAGCTGCTGGAAAAAGAGTACGGCATCCCCCAGCGCTACCTCAAAAGCGTTATGTCGCCCTGGGCGGCCAAGCGCTTGAAAGAATACGGCGGCGATATCTCCCAGTTCCGGGTGGTGCGTTTGTACCCGTCACGGCTTAACCAGATCGCCATTTCCAAAACCGAGCCCGGCGATGAGAACAATCAGGACATTTCGTCCCTGGTCGGCAAGGTCGATATTCGCCAACTGGAACTCTATTCCCAGGATGACCCGGATGCCTACAGCTTTTCCGGTGGTCTGTGCCGCGCCAACCAGGGGTTGATGGAATTCGTCGAGATGTTCAAGGCACCCATCAAGGTGCTGCACCCGCTGCTGACCGCCACCCAGGAAGGCAACTACAACCCCACCGAAGGTATGGGGGCGATTCCCTTTGACGGCGTGATCCTGGCCCACTCCAACGAATCCGAGTGGCAGGCGTTCCGCAATAATCGAAACAACGAGGCGTTTCTTGACCGGGTATATATCGTCAAGGTGCCTTACTGCCTGCGGGTCACCGAAGAAATCAAGATTTACCAGAAGCTGCTCGAAGACTCATCGCTTAACGCCGCGCCCTGCGCGCCGGATACGCTGCGCATGCTGGCGCAATTCTCGGTACTTTCACGGCTGAAAGTGCCCGAAAACTCGAGTATCTACTCGAAGATGCGCGTCTATGACGGTGAAAATCTCAAGGATACCGACCCGCGTGCCAAGTCGATGCAGGAATACCGCGACGCCGCCGGGGTGGATGAGGGCATGCAGGGGCTATCAACCCGCTTTGCCTTCAAGATTCTCTCCAAGGTGTTCAACTTTGACGGTACGGAAACAGCGGCTAACCCCGTGCATTTGCTCTACGTGCTGGAGCAGGCACTCGAGCGTGAACAGCTGCCGTCGGAAGTGTTCGAGCGCTACATCGGCTTTATCAAAGAGTTTCTGGCCCCCCGCTACGTCGAGTTTATCGGCAAGGAAATCCAGACCGCTTACCTCGAGTCCTACAGCGAGTACGGGCAGAATATTTTTGACCGCTATGTCACCTACGCGGACTTCTGGATCCAGGATCAGGAATACCGCGACCCCGAAACCGGTGAGCTGCTCAACCGCCAGTCACTCAATGAGGAACTGGAAAAAATCGAGAAACCGGCGGGTATCTCTAACCCCAAAGACTTCCGCCATGAAGTGGTCAACTTTGTGCTGCGTGCCCGCGCGCAAAATAACGGCATGAACCCAAGCTGGCAGTCTTACGAAAAGCTCAAAGGCGTGATCGAACACAAGATGTTCGCCAACACCGAAGAACTGCTGCCGGTGATTTCCTTCAACGCCAAGGCGTCGAAGTCGGATCAGAAAAAGCACGAAGACTTTGTCGCGCGGATGGTGGACCGTGGCTACACCGAAAAACAAGTGCGGCTACTCTCCGAGTGGTACCTGCGCGTACGCAAGTCCCAGTAGCGGATGCGCTTAAAAAGGAGGTCACATGACCTACTTCATCGATCGCAGGCCCAATGCCAAGCACAAGAGCGCGGTCAATCGGCAGCGCTTCCTGGAGCGCTACCGCAAGCATATCAAGCGCTCGGTGGAAGAGGCCGTCAACCGTCGCTCGATCACCGACATGGAGCGGGGCGAGAAGGTGTCGATCCCCACCAAGGATATTTCCGAGCCGGTGTTTCAGCACGGACCGGGCGGGGCGCGCGAGATCGTCTCACCCGGCAATAAGGAGTTTCTGGCGGGCGATAAAATCCACCGTCCGCCTGGCCAGGGCGGCGGCAGCGGGTCTGGTGAAGGCAACGCTTCCAATCAGGGTGAAGGCACCGATGAATTTGCCTTCACCCTGAGCCGTGAAGAGTTTCTGGAATTTGTCTTTGATGGGCTGGAACTTCCCCATCTGCAGCGCAAACCGCTCAAGTCGATGCAGGAAATCAAGATGGTGCGCGCAGGCCTGGCGCGGGACGGGGTGCCTTCGCGTATCAGCATTACCCGCTCGATGCGGGAAGCCTATGCCCGGCGAATTGCCATGCGCGCGCCTATCAAGCGCGCCTTGCGAGAAGCCCGGCAAGCGCTTGAGGCCGAGGAGCGTAAAGACCCGGTACTGCGCAACCCGGCCCGTATTGCAGAGCTCAAGGCGGAGATCGAGCGGCTCGAAAAACGCATTGAAG
This window of the Halomonas sp. SH5A2 genome carries:
- a CDS encoding PrkA family serine protein kinase, which codes for MSIFDHVQDRFARVQQEDMSLEEYLALCRRDPKVYASAAERMLEAIGEPDVIDTAKDSRLSRIFSNKVIRRYPAFAEFHGMEEAIEQIVAYFRHASQGLEERKQILYLLGPVGGGKSSLAERLKLLMERIPFYAIKDSPVYESPLGLFSPEEDGELLEKEYGIPQRYLKSVMSPWAAKRLKEYGGDISQFRVVRLYPSRLNQIAISKTEPGDENNQDISSLVGKVDIRQLELYSQDDPDAYSFSGGLCRANQGLMEFVEMFKAPIKVLHPLLTATQEGNYNPTEGMGAIPFDGVILAHSNESEWQAFRNNRNNEAFLDRVYIVKVPYCLRVTEEIKIYQKLLEDSSLNAAPCAPDTLRMLAQFSVLSRLKVPENSSIYSKMRVYDGENLKDTDPRAKSMQEYRDAAGVDEGMQGLSTRFAFKILSKVFNFDGTETAANPVHLLYVLEQALEREQLPSEVFERYIGFIKEFLAPRYVEFIGKEIQTAYLESYSEYGQNIFDRYVTYADFWIQDQEYRDPETGELLNRQSLNEELEKIEKPAGISNPKDFRHEVVNFVLRARAQNNGMNPSWQSYEKLKGVIEHKMFANTEELLPVISFNAKASKSDQKKHEDFVARMVDRGYTEKQVRLLSEWYLRVRKSQ
- a CDS encoding threonine aldolase family protein, which codes for MTSECTPRFLASDNTSGICPEAMEYLLEANQADDLAYGNDRWTARAADRFRDMFDFDCDVFFVFNGTAANSLALSAMGRSYHSVICHELAHIETDECGGPEFFSNGAKLLTSPGANGKLTPEGIEALVTKRSDIHYPKPKVISLTQATEVGTLYSREELLAIRAMADKYDLRLHMDGARFANACASLNATPAELTWQVGVDALCFSGTKNGLAFGEAILFFNRELAEDFSYRCKQAGQLASKMRFVSAPWLGLLESGAWLTNAQHANAMASYLSDGLQALPGVSLMFPTQANSVFVELPPRAIEALKARDWAFYTFIGAGGARFVCAWNTTVELLDQLLADIQDVLE
- a CDS encoding NADPH-dependent 2,4-dienoyl-CoA reductase codes for the protein MTRAPAYPHLFRPITLGHLTLSNRVLMGSMHTNLEEAPNGFERLAAFYAERTRAGVGLIVTGGIAPNAEGAVFQGANALTEVSQLAEHRQVVDAVHAEGGHLCMQILHAGRYAYSPELVAPSAIQAPINPFTPRALTSEEIEQQIADYVRCANLAQQAGYDGVEVMGSEGYLINQFICQRTNQRDDEWGGDFERRIRFPIEIVQRIRAAVGDAFLFIFRLSMIDLVEEGSSWEEVVALGKAIEAAGADVINTGIGWHEARVPTIVTSVPRAAFSEVTKRMKAALSIPLITTNRINMPEVAEHVLAEGHADMVSMARPFLADPEWVRKAEAGLADEINTCIACNQACLDHTFAGKLTSCLVNPRACHETELTLEPARTAKRIAVVGGGPAGLATAVSAASRGHKVVLFERRSELGGQFNYARKIPGKEEFNETLRYYRVMLKKHAVEVRLNTDATVEALADFDDVVIATGVMPRELTLPGADHPKVLSYAEAIKHPDRVGPTVAVIGAGGIGFDVSELLAHQGHPTLDLAAWCEEWGVDLSMAERGGLKAPAPPASPREIVMLQRKTSKPGKYLGKTTGWVHRASLKQRGVKTLTGCEYLKIDDDGLHIRQEGQEQVLDVASIVVCAGQESVRDLIAPLEQAGGRVHVIGGADEAAELDAKRAIDQGTRLAASL
- a CDS encoding YeaH/YhbH family protein; amino-acid sequence: MTYFIDRRPNAKHKSAVNRQRFLERYRKHIKRSVEEAVNRRSITDMERGEKVSIPTKDISEPVFQHGPGGAREIVSPGNKEFLAGDKIHRPPGQGGGSGSGEGNASNQGEGTDEFAFTLSREEFLEFVFDGLELPHLQRKPLKSMQEIKMVRAGLARDGVPSRISITRSMREAYARRIAMRAPIKRALREARQALEAEERKDPVLRNPARIAELKAEIERLEKRIEAVPFIDTYDLRYHQLAAQPQPSSQAVMFCVMDVSGSMTQNHKDIAKRFFLLLYLFLEKHYEKVELVFVRHHTAAREVSEEEFFYSRETGGTIVSSALTLVKKIIDKRYPAEQWNLYVAQASDGDNWDDDSNVCRDLLVKQLMPQLQYYAYVEITPHDHQSLWQEYEAVAARFPEQFAMRQIIDAGDIYPVFRDLFKRRLSQQH
- a CDS encoding DMT family transporter, whose translation is MPLICFLAPLTTVLIWSGNMTINQLTVGAIAPSSIAFLRWLLALLVMTPFVLPAAIRHREEIRRHWPKLALLGLLGMGLWQGLAYVAAETTSATNMGILAAMVPLLTVLLSAVILREPPTRGGVAGGVLAFIGVTVLLGRGNPLSLLQLEVAYGDALMVVAATCYALYGVMLKRWSMKLPPWVMLYAQVCFAVLLLLPPYLMGPMTPVDSQNIGLILYAGIPASIITTFLWMRAVRQIGASQASIFINLMPLFSALIAMAFLGEQVAGFHFIGGLLILAGVIMAQTLTQPLAYALKGEGADVRKRG